A genomic stretch from Podospora pseudoanserina strain CBS 124.78 chromosome 3, whole genome shotgun sequence includes:
- the SPT23 gene encoding SPT3 Dosage dependent suppressor of Ty-induced promoter mutations-like protein (COG:K; EggNog:ENOG503P07N), whose translation MATAGPAALNCELSNMDQPMSAWEPSFDELNNNNNNSSSSNYPSHFMSLMQDFTNEPYPEEYFDSDESPLPSGPDVMDDVGDVFIPLSPSDALPMSQVNLYTSSRNSLADSGSSNGPASTTVTSTSLRNHKDDSVLDGSEIKPEWKTEQTVDGRNGLDGPSFGGAMEPHSDFSSPNSAGYETAQQLSPQTSQADSLMFGNNNMYMPFDFKQTTSDMSLETSRETSPFSPRMPNPQSPQYYHGLPTNTYPPWHPIGMGVNPQMVPVPSQFSGNVGPPLNFNRGLFTQPQPFKLTVDPTPTKSRVETQIPIKLNLTPLPPGIKRIHLPTHTISKPKLLAKPTPEPSPDMLELHVRLVCTSAMQNKDLMKTAMEQARKASKVPRVKPTLPSLQSGDGSDDGPKPQDGGEVTICQNCVSRERKRASRKKIKKVEDEEIWRQDELYRVIVFNTGEVREWEAPKGETDESGQLQVHMVQPGAPWTVEAPMRIACYCRHHTEKLGFQVIFTLTDFRGEFVAQALSPSIMITDDHKTPHAAENALNRQAAVESTVFYPSPPLTNAADRRSSSMSTQLPDQPIQASRLLVRPAPAGPLPGQQPSKKRKQAAARLETALSPVAQLPSTVGPSASSTPSPQYRHMPPAHLGLPPDGMFVSPTGTMAPGQLQMSPGHASGPPTPNHNQPSLFNPNGTANLDNGGAGLYSGTSSLHQSRAPSPTTSMATLTMPAARGGVALSQVAPRNVYASGPANAASNAASQTPVIHKVVPQEGLVLGGYEVTVLGKGFKRGVEVMFGGKPATTTTFWGPESLVCLVPPAESPGAVRITFKDAQLELQGHPVWFTYKDDCDQQAVNLALAILNSKMNGGSGGLYGFAQQIIGRHQESQDSFGAGGGMTGGDGSYTGRPTGANLDGQLLNVLEMIDLDDSPHSARFNLRTRATGQTALHVACYLGLHRFVAGLLARGANPDVRDKAGYTALHMASLKNRPDIIRLLTSHGADSTLRTLSGLTAADVAKSPAAIRAINRFESHTRSRSGVSLHSRVNSALNLAKALPAPESKDAESDNSLKVEADDGEESPEYSTFATTEESDAASENADEEDEWLDMRETNSITPALPADDAPRRQRRGTDGLGGLALPTAAMTAFRDHMTTQFQQLQQAMQLNILQNLPMPYIPQMPDYQAAVMQRLASMVPNLGGPRPESNVEDVSSIKELWHALSSMATSAQPAPIQAPPAYSEIFQQDTYDKKQSSAVQAAAEAEADVKCAALYDEAGPSTQEALTVTAPVVEAEEQFSDEDAAFIEIGPKNAITEAQRERILRARAERMKRLSGDRNLFFIWIPLLVLMMCAMFYSSLPYWGSTIREVITNVRVPQGAVLGQLV comes from the exons ATGGCCACGGCAGGACCGGCCGCCTTGAATTGCGAACTGTCCAACATGGACCAACCAATGTCAGCCTGGGAACCCTCGTTTGAtgagctcaacaacaacaacaacaacagcagcagcagcaactaTCCCAGCCACTTCATGTCGCTGATGCAGGATTTCACCAATGAGCCGTATCCAGAAGAATATTTCGATTCCGATGAGAGCCCTCTTCCCTCGGGGCCTGATGTCATGGACGACGTGGGGGATGTCTTCATCCCCTTGTCCCCTTCTGACGCTCTTCCCATGAGCCAGGTCAACTTGTACACCAGCTCGCGGAACTCGTTGGCCGACTCGGGCTCCTCCAACGGGCCAGCAAGCACAACGGTTACTAGCACATCATTGAGAAACCACAAGGATGATTCAGTGCTGGATGGGTCCGAGATCAAGCCAGAATGGAAGACGGAGCAAACTGTCGACGGGCGTAATGGTCTTGACGGGCCAAGTTTCGGAGGAGCGATGGAGCCTCATTCAGACTTCAGCTCCCCAAACAGCGCCGGTTACGAGACAGCCCAGCAACTATCGCCGCAGACGAGCCAGGCCGATTCTCTGATGTTTGGCAATAACAATATGTACATG CCCTTTGATTTCAAGCAGACAACAAGTGACATGTCACTCGAGACTTCGCGCGAAACATCTCCTTTCTCCCCACGAAtgcccaacccccaatcGCCGCAGTACTACCATGGTCTACCAACAAACACCTACCCACCATGGCACCCAATCGGCATGGGTGTAAATCCGCAGATGGTGCCTGTTCCATCACAGTTTTCTGGAAACGTAGGGCCACCACTCAACTTTAATAGGGGGCTTTTTACCCAACCGCAACCTTTCAAGCTTACTGTAGACCCAACGCCTACCAAGTCCCGAGTCGAGACGCAGATTCCGATAAAATTGAACCTGACGCCACTCCCTCCTGGTATCAAAAGGATTCATCTTCCAACACACACCATCAGCAAGCCAAAGCTCCTCGCCAAGCCTACCCCAGAGCCGTCTCCAGACATGTTGGAGCTGCACGTTCGGCTTGTTTGTACAAGCGCCATGCAGAACAAGGACCTCATGAAGACAGCCATGGAACAAGCACGCAAGGCATCCAAGGTACCTAGAGTGAAGCCGACTCTACCGTCCTTGCAGTCCGGAGACGGAAGTGATGATGGACCAAAACCTCAGGATGGCGGGGAAGTCACCATTTGTCAAAATTGTGTGTCGCGAGAACGGAAGCGGGCCAGTCGCAAAAAGATCAAAAaggtggaagatgaagagatTTGGAGGCAGGACGAGCTATACCGAGTGATCGTTTTCAACACTGGCGAAGTCAGGGAGTGGGAAGCCCCCAAGGGGGAGACGGACGAATCAGGCCAGTTGCAAGTGCACATGGTGCAACCAGGAGCGCCGTGGACTGTCGAGGCACCGATGAGAATCGCGTGTTACTGCCGGCATCATACCGAAAAGCTGGGCTTTCAGGTCATCTTCACACTGACGGATTTCAGGGGAGAGTTTGTCGCCCAGGCCTTGTCACCCTCGATCATGATTACCGATGATCACAAGACTCCCCATGCCGCCGAAAATGCATTGAATAGACAGGCTGCCGTCGAAAGCACAGTTTTCtacccctcacctcccctgACCAACGCAGCAGACAGGCGCAGCTCATCGATGTCTACGCAGTTGCCTGACCAGCCGATCCAAGCTTCTCGCCTCTTGGTACGCCCGGCTCCGGCTGGACCCCTCCCTGGACAGCAACcgtcgaagaagaggaagcaggCCGCAGCACGGCTCGAAACGGCCCTGTCTCCGGTAGCACAACTGCCATCGACGGTTGGCCCCTCGGCTtcgtcaacaccatccccccaGTATCGACACATGCCACCTGCACATTTGGGGCTCCCCCCTGACGGAATGTTTGTGTCACCCACAGGGACAATGGCCCCAGGCCAGCTGCAAATGTCACCGGGGCACGCCAGTGGTCCACCGACgcccaaccacaaccaaccGTCGTTATTCAACCCGAACGGGACCGCGAATCTGGACAATGGAGGTGCCGGTTTATATTCTGGAACGTCCTCGCTCCACCAAAGCAGAGCCCCCagccccaccacctccatggCAACCCTTACTATGCCTGCAGCACGTGGGGGCGTGGCTCTTTCTCAAGTTGCACCCAGAAATGTGTACGCTTCCGGTCCAGCCAACGCCGCCTCGAACGCCGCTTCACAAACTCCAGTCATACATAAGGTGGTACCGCAGGAGGGCTTGGTACTGGGAGGGTATGAGGTTACTGTGCTAGGCAAGGGGTTCAAGAGGGGCGTGGAAGTCATGTTTGGCGGTAAgccggcgacgacgacgacattcTGGGGCCCTGAATCTCTTGTGTGTCTAGTGCCACCGGCCGAATCTCCTGGTGCCGTGAGGATCACTTTCAAGGATGCTCAACTAGAATTGCAGGGACACCCCGTGTGGTTTACGTACAAGGACGACTGTGATCAGCAAGCTGTCAACCTCGCCCTTGCTATCCTCAACAGTAAGATGAATGGAGGGTCTGGTGGTCTCTACGGATTTGCGCAGCAGATCATCGGAAGGCATCAGGAATCGCAGGACAGCTTTGGGGCTGGAGGCGGGATGACTGGAGGGGATGGATCATACACTGGCCGACCAACTGGGGCAAACCTCGATGGTCAGCTCCTAAACGTTTTGGAGATGATTGATCTCGATGACAGCCCACACTCGGCTCGGTTCAACTTGAGGACGAGGGCGACGGGTCAAACTGCCTTGCATGTCGCGTGCTATCTTGGCCTTCATCGCTTTGTCGCTGGTCTTTTGGCTCGCGGAGCAAACCCCGACGTGCGAGATAAGGCCGGATACACAGCGTTGCACATGGCGTCTCTCAAGAACCGGCCAGACATCATCCGCCTCCTGACTTCGCACGGCGCGGATTCCACACTGCGGACACTGTCGGGTCTGACTGCTGCGGATGTGGCCAAGTCACCAGCCGCCATTCGAGCCATCAACCGCTTTGAATCACACACGCGCTCCCGCAGCGGCGTCTCTCTCCATAGCAGGGTCAACAGTGCACTCAATCTCGCAAAGGCACTGCCCGCACCCGAAAGCAAGGATGCAGAGAGTGATAACAGTCTCAAGGTGGAGGCCGATGACGGCGAGGAAAGTCCAGAGTATTCGACATTTGCGACCACGGAAGAGAGCGACGCGGCTTCTGAGAATgctgacgaagaagacgagtgGCTCGATATGCGCGAAACCAACAGTATCACACCAGCTCTACCGGCAGATGATGCACCCCGTCGGCAGCGCCGTGGTACTGATGGTCTGGGTGGGCTTGCTTTGCCGACAGCCGCCATGACTGCGTTTAGGGACCACATGACTACTCAGTTCCAGCAACTGCAGCAGGCTATGCAGCTCAACATCCTGCAGAACCTACCAATGCCGTACATCCCTCAGATGCCAGATTACCAGGCCGCTGTGATGCAACGGTTAGCCTCGATGGTTCCCAACCTGGGCGGCCCTCGTCCAGAGTCAAACGTGGAGGACGTTTCCTCTATCAAGGAGCTGTGGCACGCTCTCTCGTCAATGGCCACCAGTGCTCAACCCGCGCCAATCCAGGCACCACCAGCGTACAGCGAAATCTTCCAGCAAGATACTTATGACAAGAAGCAATCGTCTGCGGTTCAAgctgccgccgaggccgaggcagATGTCAAGTGTGCCGCCCTGTACGACGAGGCTGGGCCCTCTACTCAAGAGGCCCTGACTGTCACGGCCccagtggtggaggcggaggaaCAGTTCTCGGATGAAGATGCCGCTTTCATCGAGATTGGGCCCAAGAATGCCATCACTGAGGCTCAGCGGGAAAGGATCTTGAGGGCGCGCGCCGAAAGGATGAAGAGGCTGAGTGGGGATCGGAATTTGTTCTTCATTTGG AttcctcttcttgtcctcatGATGTGTGCCATGTTCTACAGCAGCTTACCGTACTGGGGCTCCACCATCAGGGAGGTCATTACCAACGTGCGTGTACCTCAGGGTGCTGTTCTTGGCCAGCTGGTATAA
- the PCF11 gene encoding mRNA 3' end processing factor (COG:A; EggNog:ENOG503NXC6) — protein MEDHGDEVAADFREALQDLTTNARFEIVTLTNIARENADHGLAISEVLTNHIKEAPASKTLPALYVLDSIVKNVPTPYALYFGPKLYQIFMGSYTKVDNATRRKMDEMLKTWKEPVAGSISKKPVFPLELVRPIENALLAARNAYMEQAKFQTHLMRGRPAGPPARDTPTPPMGRAYQPPPPPPHGQPPYQGPPNGQYPPPGEQAYPMRSGNTPNGVPNRATPPQPAPSAGPYAHYQPPPNQGPYGVPPAPGINIDKLKDDIQQLIELDRAGFAQNMHDASKQNRLKALLDLQKVVQSQNLPQEQLMIISDQVSKLAVNMRAAQAQPPPSYPPALPPPYNTHTPTPPVVTQQFAPPPVVAAAPPPSVLPQLPAVLAAALGRPASNVAPVPVAAAPPPPVRPATTAGGAAPGTLSLDAILGQGALAALLAAKKPATPQQSSTAPVPPAAAVPPALAALRSPPQQAAPFQPPPAPPVAQQQPPAAAANPLTQNPSAILAMLRQSGLLGGTPGVPTPPPAIPSLPPPDPNIITLTPASLKFPRLHLLPYLLDHLGPPCSQCGRRFPTTEEGRKKKTQHMDWHFRVHQRVAEAEQRGQHRSQFVSELDWIQSHEEPDVDYNAPSGGGGSGDGDGSESDDNDWSAAVKGGRRKKNEKKKRWITAPDEGDGTGTGTNKVCPICQEKFQSRYLEEVQDWVWMDAVVVGSGQGRRVFHGTCWDEVNTGGGRGRAGAGDNGDVGE, from the exons ATGGAAGACCACGGCGATGAAGTGGCGGCCGATTTCCGTGAGGCGCTCCAGGACTTGACCACCAATGCTCGCTTTGAAATCGTCACATTGACCAACATCGCCCGAGAGAACGCCGACCATGGTCTGGCCATTTCAGAGGTCCTCACAAATCACATCAAAGAG GCACccgcctccaaaaccctACCCGCCCTCTACGTCCTGGACTCGATCGTGAAGAATGTTCCGACTCCCTACGCCCTATATTTCGGCCCCAAGCTCTATCAAATCTTCATGGGTTCCTACACCAAAGTCGACAACGCGACACGGAGAAAGATGGACGAAATGCTGAAGACATGGAAGGAACCTGTAGCCGGGTCCATCTCCAAGAAACCGGTCTTCCCACTTGAATTGGTTCGACCCATTGAGAACGCTCTACTGGCTGCCCGCAATGCCTACATGGAGCAAGCCAAATTCCAGACCCATCTCATGCGAGGGCGTCCGGCCGGCCCGCCTGCCAGAGATACGCCGACACCTCCTATGGGCAGAGCttaccaaccaccaccaccaccaccacatggACAGCCGCCATATCAGGGACCACCTAATGGACAGTACCCGCCGCCTGGAGAACAGGCCTATCCCATGCGCTCCGGGAAC ACACCCAATGGCGTCCCTAACCGTGCTACGCCACCGCAGCCTGCTCCATCAGCCGGGCCATATGCTCACTACCAGCCACCTCCCAACCAAGGTCCCTATGGTgttcctccagctccaggaATAAACATAGACAAGTTGAAAGATGATATCCAGCAGTTGATCGAGCTGGACAGGGCGGGTTTTGCCCAGAACATGCATGATGCTAGTAAACAAAACAGACTGAAGGCTTTGCTGGATTTGCAAAAAGTAGTCCAGAGCCAAAACCTGCCTCAGGAGCAGTTGATGATCATAAGCGATCAAGTTTCTAAACTTGCTGTAAACATGCGCGCTGCCCAGGCGcagccaccgccatcatATCCTCCTGCTCTGCCACCACCATACAACACGCacaccccaacacctcctgTTGTAACTCAACAGTTTGCACCTCCCCCAGTTGTTGccgctgctcctccaccttctgTACTGCCCCAATTACCAGCGGTACTAGCGGCGGCTCTGGGACGTCCGGCATCAAATGTTGCTCCCGTGCCCGTGGcagcggcaccaccaccaccagtccgTCCGGCAACCACCGCAGGAGGTGCCGCTCCGGGAACACTATCTCTCGATGCGATTCTTGGCCAAGGCGCTCTGGCTGCGCTTTTGGCGGCCAAGAAACCTGCCACCCCTCAACAGTCATCTACTGCGCCGGttccgccggcggcggctgtACCACCTGCTTTGGCCGCGCTGCGATCACCACCGCAACAAGCAGCTCCAtttcaaccaccaccagcaccaccagttgctcaacaacaaccgcccgCTGCGGCAGCCAACCCGTTGACACAGAACCCATCGGCTATATTGGCTATGCTACGGCAGTCCGGCCTTCTCGGCGGCACCCCCGGCGtacctacaccaccacccgccatcccatctctcccacccccggATCCGAACATCATAACTCTCACCCCTGCCTCTCTCAAATTCCCCCGCCTGCATCTGTTGCCTTATCTCCTCGATCACCTCGGCCCCCCCTGCTCCCAGTGCGGCCGCCGCTTCCCCACCACGGAAGAGggcagaaagaagaagacgcagCACATGGACTGGCACTTTCGTGTTCATCAGCGTGTTGCTGAGGCTGAGCAAAGGGGTCAGCACCGGTCGCAGTTTGTGAGCGAGCTTGATTGGATTCAGAGTCACGAGGAGCCGGATGTGGATTATAACGCCCCCAGCGGCGGGGGCGGGTCAGGAGACGGGGATGGGAGCGAGAGTGATGATAATGATTGGTCTGCTGCGgtaaaaggggggaggaggaagaagaacgagaagaagaagaggtggatCACCGCGcctgatgagggggatgggacggggacggggacgaaCAAGGTCTGCCCGATCTGCCAGGAGAAATTCCAGAGTAGGTatctggaggaggtgcaggaTTGGGTTTGGATGGatgcggttgttgttggatctgggcaggggaggagggtgtttcATGGGACTTGTTGGGATGAGGTTAATactggtggggggagggggagggcaggggcaggggacaatggtgatgttggggaaTAG